In Sulfolobales archaeon, the following are encoded in one genomic region:
- a CDS encoding ABC transporter ATP-binding protein, which produces MARVRLVNVTKRFGRVIAVDRVSFEVGDGEFFALLGPSGSGKTTILRLIAGLEEPDEGEIWIDDKEVSKIHPKDRDIAMVFQNYALYPHMSVFENIAFPLQARKKELRISNDDIRRRVIEIAKLLGIEDLLDRKPSQLSGGQQQRVALARALVRNPKVWLLDEPLSNLDAKLRVYMRAELRKLQKTLKISTIYVTHDQVEALSMADRIAVVNEGKVLQIGTPDELYTRPGKIFVATFIGNPPMNVIECVLREREGLYELECPGFRRSIERYLGENLAKRLNSDRVTIGVRPENIDLSRERSGDDSIPSRVVIVERLGSEQIIHLTPLEGDVVIKTRGRSDLMLSPGDEVFIRIDWSKVLYFDSKSGDLVI; this is translated from the coding sequence ATGGCTAGAGTCAGGCTTGTGAATGTGACCAAGAGATTCGGCCGGGTTATCGCTGTTGATAGAGTGAGTTTCGAAGTTGGTGATGGAGAGTTCTTCGCACTTCTAGGACCTTCAGGTTCTGGGAAGACCACTATACTGAGACTTATAGCAGGTCTTGAAGAACCTGATGAAGGTGAGATCTGGATTGATGACAAAGAAGTTTCGAAGATCCATCCTAAAGATAGAGATATAGCAATGGTCTTCCAGAACTACGCCTTATATCCTCATATGAGTGTTTTTGAGAACATAGCATTTCCTCTACAGGCGAGAAAAAAAGAGCTTAGAATCTCTAATGATGATATTAGAAGAAGAGTTATTGAGATAGCTAAGCTACTGGGGATAGAGGATCTTCTGGATAGAAAACCTTCCCAGCTCTCCGGAGGTCAGCAGCAGAGAGTTGCTCTAGCTAGAGCTCTTGTTAGAAATCCTAAGGTATGGCTTCTTGACGAGCCTCTGAGCAATCTAGATGCGAAGCTCAGAGTCTATATGAGAGCTGAGCTTAGAAAACTTCAGAAGACTCTCAAGATCTCAACTATATATGTCACGCATGATCAGGTTGAGGCTCTCAGCATGGCTGATAGAATTGCGGTAGTTAATGAAGGTAAGGTGCTTCAGATAGGAACCCCCGACGAGCTCTATACAAGACCTGGTAAGATTTTTGTTGCAACATTTATAGGAAATCCTCCGATGAATGTTATAGAGTGCGTTCTTAGGGAGAGAGAGGGTTTGTACGAGCTTGAATGCCCTGGTTTTAGGAGATCTATTGAAAGATATTTGGGCGAGAATCTTGCGAAGAGACTGAATAGCGATAGAGTTACAATAGGTGTAAGACCTGAGAACATAGACTTGTCTAGAGAAAGGTCTGGAGATGATAGTATTCCGAGCAGAGTTGTAATAGTTGAAAGACTGGGATCAGAGCAGATAATACATTTAACTCCTCTGGAGGGAGACGTGGTTATAAAAACTCGAGGAAGATCTGATCTCATGTTATCTCCAGGTGACGAGGTTTTCATTAGAATAGACTGGAGCAAAGTTCTATACTTTGATTCTAAGTCTGGAGACCTGGTTATATGA
- a CDS encoding ABC transporter permease codes for MRSMGVRFRSIITLAIFNGYIPMRNNISWVVAFALSPISYIFLLVMIGRYEMISYGFVGGLVMAMSASSYGLIGDIIWYRINLKLQDLFLATPAPSWAYILGLSLSAYVWASPSLAGFILIGYVIGVLRDITILGIIIALTTVLWINTASTAFLLSTFIRSEKYVWPLSSILGLVLSVFPPVYYPLTILPKEIWFVALTPPTASTAFLIEVYTGMISVDLIYVVYAVLNLMLQTIVFALLFIRRSKIIEW; via the coding sequence TTGAGATCGATGGGAGTTAGATTTAGAAGTATAATTACTCTAGCGATCTTCAACGGATACATACCTATGAGAAATAACATATCATGGGTTGTAGCATTTGCTCTAAGCCCTATCTCATACATATTTCTTCTAGTAATGATCGGTAGGTATGAGATGATAAGCTACGGCTTTGTAGGAGGTCTTGTAATGGCTATGTCAGCATCATCTTACGGTCTTATAGGAGATATAATATGGTACAGGATCAACTTGAAACTCCAGGATCTATTTCTAGCAACTCCCGCACCTTCATGGGCTTATATTCTAGGCTTATCACTCTCAGCCTATGTATGGGCTTCACCATCTCTAGCAGGATTCATACTTATAGGATATGTAATAGGAGTTCTCAGAGACATAACTATACTAGGTATCATAATAGCTCTCACAACAGTCCTATGGATTAACACAGCTTCTACAGCTTTTCTTCTCTCAACATTCATAAGATCAGAGAAATATGTATGGCCTCTCTCAAGTATATTGGGTCTGGTGCTCTCGGTATTCCCTCCAGTCTACTATCCTCTCACTATACTACCTAAGGAGATATGGTTCGTAGCTCTAACACCTCCCACAGCATCAACAGCATTTCTAATAGAAGTCTATACAGGGATGATCTCTGTAGATCTCATATATGTAGTCTATGCAGTACTAAATCTAATGCTTCAGACAATAGTATTCGCTCTGCTCTTCATCAGAAGAAGCAAGATTATTGAATGGTGA
- a CDS encoding tRNA pseudouridine(54/55) synthase Pus10, translating into MSDLLNTAESILRRYPLCDRCFGRFFASLGRGLSNDVRGRSLKTSILMNLFYRNMSSGSETLRSNLQELARNGGEPFRSSLKILTGDDVEIRKCYVCGSSIEDLILEYSDRVVRILERERISRFLLGVRVPRELVEREEEIAREFSISTWESIKNELKREIGKRVMMKGFKPEFEDPDAIITIDLTVNVITISRPSLMYVVRIRKNERGFRIRGSENSLEKFLEEKLSNLSPEYVRIHTTTRDSYRYRITDEGVFAVLEIHAPKRRDMDLKDLQVLLRELQPFEIEIISRGFRKDVRELNNRLSKTIYRIKVECSRDLKDEEIEKIKSIGVMTVTQHTPSRFVSRGAPETTRRGVASLREFTRINDKVYSIVVVIDKRLFPEEFISGDGGRTSPSLSEVLGVELKPLEVDIIGQA; encoded by the coding sequence ATGAGTGATCTCCTGAATACTGCCGAGAGTATTCTGAGAAGATATCCTCTCTGCGACAGATGTTTTGGAAGATTTTTTGCATCGCTTGGAAGAGGTCTTTCTAATGATGTGAGAGGTAGATCTCTTAAGACTTCTATATTAATGAATCTATTCTATAGAAATATGTCTTCAGGCTCTGAAACTCTTAGAAGTAATCTTCAAGAGCTTGCTCGCAATGGAGGAGAACCTTTCAGAAGTTCTCTGAAGATCCTCACAGGTGATGATGTGGAGATTAGAAAATGCTATGTATGCGGATCCTCTATAGAAGATCTTATTTTAGAGTATTCTGATAGAGTTGTAAGAATACTTGAGAGAGAGAGGATCTCTAGATTCCTCTTAGGAGTCAGAGTACCTAGAGAACTTGTTGAGAGAGAGGAGGAGATTGCCAGAGAATTCAGTATAAGCACTTGGGAGTCTATCAAGAATGAATTGAAGAGAGAGATTGGGAAGAGAGTTATGATGAAAGGTTTCAAACCTGAATTCGAAGATCCTGATGCCATCATAACCATAGACCTGACGGTGAATGTTATCACGATTTCAAGACCCTCTCTCATGTATGTTGTGAGGATTAGAAAGAATGAGAGAGGTTTTAGAATCAGAGGTTCTGAGAATTCTCTTGAGAAGTTCTTGGAGGAGAAGCTTTCGAATCTCTCTCCTGAGTATGTGAGAATACATACAACTACTAGAGATAGCTATAGGTATAGGATAACGGATGAAGGAGTTTTTGCAGTGCTAGAGATACATGCTCCTAAGAGGAGGGATATGGATCTAAAGGATTTACAGGTTCTACTCAGAGAGCTTCAACCTTTCGAGATCGAGATCATATCAAGAGGTTTTAGAAAAGATGTTAGAGAGCTGAATAACAGGCTTTCGAAAACAATCTATAGGATTAAAGTAGAGTGTAGCAGAGATCTGAAAGATGAAGAGATAGAAAAAATAAAAAGCATAGGTGTTATGACAGTGACACAACATACTCCCTCAAGGTTTGTCTCTAGAGGAGCTCCAGAGACTACTAGAAGAGGTGTGGCTTCTCTGAGAGAATTCACCAGGATTAACGATAAGGTCTATAGCATTGTAGTGGTCATAGATAAGAGATTATTCCCCGAGGAGTTCATATCAGGAGATGGAGGGAGGACAAGTCCTTCATTATCAGAGGTTCTAGGTGTAGAGCTCAAGCCTTTAGAAGTAGATATAATTGGTCAAGCCTGA
- a CDS encoding glucodextranase DOMON-like domain-containing protein, giving the protein MFVYILLFLMLFTLLGNVYSQEVQPVYLIFIWHFHQPWYYGENDSYLILPWVRMHSVGNYFKMAYILSKYPDIKATFTFSGSLLVQLESYLEGSRDLRQILSMKVAYGENLTPQDIYNIVSIPGGFFDINWGRIVDQVPRYRELRDKAQNILQSTIYMPEEDRINFIARSFTEQDIIDLVALFNLFWIDPQVLRDLYPDLYTLRENAINNASIHFTRDQIKEILDAQLDIMKRIIPLYRDLLEKGQIEIIPVPYSHPLAPIIVDLGWSEDLNIHTIRSIELFKEIFNYTPSGVWPAEQAVNEKVIDIFSRYFTWSVSDQLVLGKSGVDVGDVRNITSLWSLNFGNKTFYMFFRVTDLSNMISFTYSSWSPDQAVEDLVNRIRSLGSVSGPGSVVVIALDGENPWENYAEFGDLFLNKLYSSLEDLQRRNIIRTITPSEYISLFKDRAREIPIGIRSYLNLSGVDISDTPISYTEDAYQNLPRTDVRARLAEGSWAGGELTMWIGQRQENVAWMYLAKAREDLFRILNVSDLSQALAINKKAVEYLLRAEASDWFWWYGGDAGGFFPVNQLYKLYLRKIYESLEVQVPQYLLTVYNPDATPLGTLNREPPKPISQSITIDGFIRESDWSNSLNISIGSIFNYALIALSPTEIYIALKPSRSDVLRDPSISISIYTTTPWKSVSPYHLGYNPLAPGDIDLGMGLFNDLRITPYNSSASVYTADGSGRWIYMYPVQSIAIGDVIEISLPWILLGLREGDTAYVTIAVYREGKMIEDSSRDNLVYMIQVPRPVLVAGASVLVDLRDPENDDKGPGTYEYPKADVFKPGVFDLTRFRVLGTGDKIIFEIYFRDLGGNPWGGPNGFSLQYIHIYIRTTEDLPSRNDTFGLNVVLDPNSSWHVAILIAPGWGSDPVPKGEKSAIYYYNDTVIVQDSRFRVYADTSRNAIIAEIDRSLLPDTENIPRWVFTVAVASYDGYGPNRIRPIGVSADTWTIGAGARYARAILCGVAPLIMDLLAPTAEDQYAMLNSFVVPNQTCEGSRKAVIHGVNYTYLEELEIKGRTVTQTITYTQYTTYTITIMPPPRTTTEIHTEIKTTTQEIPQIPGVISMIGALIAGVLIGLLIMYSILHFTRRRS; this is encoded by the coding sequence GTGTTTGTATATATCCTGTTATTTCTAATGCTATTCACTCTATTAGGCAACGTATACTCTCAAGAGGTTCAGCCTGTATATCTCATATTTATATGGCATTTTCACCAGCCATGGTACTATGGTGAGAATGATAGCTATCTGATACTTCCTTGGGTTAGAATGCATAGCGTTGGAAACTACTTTAAAATGGCTTACATACTTTCTAAGTATCCTGATATAAAGGCTACATTCACTTTCTCAGGTTCTCTGCTGGTTCAACTTGAATCTTATCTTGAAGGCTCTAGAGATCTGAGACAGATCCTTTCTATGAAAGTTGCTTATGGAGAGAATCTAACTCCACAGGATATATACAACATTGTGAGTATTCCAGGAGGTTTCTTTGATATAAACTGGGGTAGGATAGTTGATCAGGTTCCTAGGTATAGAGAATTGAGAGATAAGGCTCAGAATATTCTTCAGAGCACTATATATATGCCTGAGGAAGATAGAATCAACTTTATAGCTAGATCTTTTACAGAACAAGATATAATAGATCTGGTTGCTCTATTCAATCTCTTCTGGATAGATCCTCAGGTGCTAAGAGATTTATACCCAGATCTCTATACTCTGAGAGAGAATGCTATAAATAATGCTAGCATTCATTTCACGAGAGATCAGATAAAAGAGATTCTAGACGCTCAGCTTGATATAATGAAGAGAATCATACCATTATACAGAGATCTTCTTGAGAAAGGTCAGATAGAGATTATACCAGTACCATACAGCCATCCTCTAGCTCCTATAATAGTAGACCTGGGATGGAGCGAGGATTTAAATATCCATACTATTAGAAGCATAGAGCTTTTCAAAGAGATATTCAACTACACACCATCGGGAGTATGGCCTGCTGAGCAGGCTGTTAACGAAAAGGTTATAGATATATTCTCAAGGTATTTCACCTGGTCTGTATCAGATCAACTGGTTTTAGGTAAGAGCGGTGTTGATGTGGGTGATGTTAGGAATATCACATCCTTGTGGAGTCTTAATTTCGGTAACAAGACTTTCTATATGTTCTTCAGAGTAACTGATCTGAGCAATATGATCAGCTTTACATATAGCTCGTGGAGCCCCGATCAAGCTGTAGAAGATCTTGTAAATAGAATCAGATCTCTAGGCAGTGTCTCAGGACCTGGTTCTGTAGTTGTTATAGCACTTGACGGTGAGAATCCTTGGGAGAACTATGCTGAGTTCGGAGATCTATTTCTTAACAAGCTTTACTCAAGTTTAGAAGATCTGCAGAGGAGAAATATAATTAGAACTATAACACCTTCAGAATACATATCATTGTTCAAAGACCGTGCCAGAGAGATACCTATTGGAATCAGATCATATCTGAATCTCTCAGGTGTAGATATATCGGATACTCCCATAAGCTACACGGAAGATGCTTATCAGAATCTTCCTAGAACTGATGTTAGAGCTAGACTTGCTGAAGGTTCTTGGGCTGGTGGAGAGCTTACAATGTGGATCGGTCAGAGACAGGAGAATGTTGCATGGATGTATCTAGCTAAAGCTAGAGAAGATCTCTTTAGAATATTAAATGTCTCAGATCTCTCGCAAGCACTAGCTATTAATAAAAAAGCTGTAGAATACCTGCTAAGAGCCGAGGCAAGTGACTGGTTCTGGTGGTATGGTGGAGATGCTGGAGGGTTCTTTCCTGTAAACCAGCTATACAAACTCTACCTAAGGAAGATCTATGAATCTCTAGAAGTTCAAGTTCCGCAATATCTTCTCACAGTATACAATCCAGATGCAACACCTCTTGGCACACTTAATAGAGAGCCTCCCAAGCCGATTTCTCAGAGTATCACTATAGATGGATTTATTAGAGAGAGTGATTGGAGTAATTCTCTTAATATATCTATAGGAAGTATATTCAACTACGCACTTATAGCTTTGTCTCCTACAGAGATCTATATAGCTTTAAAACCTTCTAGATCAGATGTGCTAAGAGATCCTAGTATAAGTATTTCAATATACACCACAACACCTTGGAAGAGTGTAAGCCCATATCATCTAGGCTATAATCCTCTGGCACCTGGAGATATTGATCTTGGGATGGGTTTATTCAATGATCTAAGAATCACACCATATAATTCCTCAGCATCTGTATATACCGCCGACGGATCTGGTAGGTGGATCTATATGTATCCTGTTCAGAGTATTGCTATAGGAGATGTCATAGAAATATCGCTACCATGGATTCTTCTAGGACTTAGAGAAGGTGATACAGCCTATGTAACTATAGCAGTATATAGAGAAGGAAAGATGATAGAGGATAGTAGTAGAGATAATCTAGTCTACATGATACAAGTTCCAAGACCTGTTCTAGTGGCTGGAGCTAGTGTTCTAGTAGATTTAAGAGATCCGGAGAATGATGATAAAGGTCCTGGAACATATGAGTATCCTAAAGCTGATGTGTTTAAACCAGGAGTATTCGATCTCACTAGGTTCAGAGTTCTCGGTACGGGAGACAAGATAATATTCGAAATATACTTTAGAGATCTAGGTGGAAACCCGTGGGGAGGTCCTAACGGTTTCTCGCTACAGTACATCCACATATACATTAGAACGACAGAGGATCTTCCGAGCAGAAACGATACTTTCGGGCTTAATGTTGTTTTAGATCCTAACTCTTCATGGCATGTAGCAATTCTCATAGCACCTGGCTGGGGTAGTGATCCTGTTCCTAAGGGTGAGAAATCTGCTATATACTACTATAATGATACAGTCATAGTTCAGGACTCTAGGTTCAGAGTATACGCTGATACCAGCAGGAATGCTATAATTGCTGAGATAGATAGAAGTCTTCTACCTGATACTGAGAATATACCTAGATGGGTTTTCACAGTAGCTGTTGCAAGCTATGACGGCTATGGACCTAACAGGATCAGACCTATAGGGGTTTCAGCAGATACATGGACTATAGGTGCTGGAGCTAGATATGCTAGAGCTATACTATGTGGTGTAGCTCCTCTTATAATGGATCTCCTAGCTCCAACAGCTGAGGATCAGTATGCTATGCTCAATAGCTTCGTAGTTCCTAATCAAACCTGTGAGGGTTCTAGAAAAGCAGTTATTCACGGGGTTAACTACACATACCTTGAAGAGCTAGAGATTAAGGGAAGGACTGTTACGCAGACGATCACATATACCCAGTACACCACATACACTATAACGATCATGCCTCCTCCAAGAACCACAACGGAGATCCATACCGAGATCAAGACCACAACACAAGAGATCCCGCAGATTCCCGGGGTAATCTCTATGATAGGAGCTCTTATAGCAGGAGTATTGATAGGGCTTCTCATAATGTACTCTATACTACATTTCACGAGAAGAAGATCCTGA